Proteins from a single region of Pseudodesulfovibrio portus:
- a CDS encoding DUF554 domain-containing protein, whose translation MLPIGSFVNALAIIGGSLIGCWLQARFPERIRSIVFQGLGLCVLLIGFQMAFKVDNILIVIFAILLGGITGELLRLDTLLERLGNRFKKMIRSKNPQFTDGLVTTSLLFCIGAMAIIGSLEEGIRGDATVIYTKSILDGFASIAFAATYGTGVIFSFIPVLVYQGSITLGASFFQQYFSDLMIAQITGCGGLLIVGIGINLLELAEIRLANLLPSLVYVVVLTFFFG comes from the coding sequence ATGTTGCCCATCGGTTCCTTCGTCAATGCACTGGCCATCATCGGCGGCTCGCTCATCGGGTGCTGGCTCCAGGCGCGATTTCCGGAGCGCATCCGGTCCATCGTCTTTCAGGGGCTCGGGCTGTGCGTCCTGCTCATCGGCTTCCAGATGGCGTTCAAGGTGGACAACATCCTCATCGTCATCTTCGCGATCCTGCTCGGCGGCATCACCGGGGAACTGTTGCGGCTGGACACCCTGCTGGAACGGCTCGGCAACCGCTTCAAGAAGATGATCCGGTCCAAAAACCCCCAGTTCACCGACGGGCTGGTTACCACCTCCCTGCTGTTCTGCATCGGGGCCATGGCCATCATCGGCTCCCTGGAGGAAGGCATCCGGGGCGACGCGACCGTCATCTACACCAAGTCCATCCTCGACGGGTTCGCGTCCATCGCCTTTGCCGCCACCTACGGCACGGGCGTCATCTTCTCCTTCATCCCCGTGCTGGTCTACCAGGGCTCCATCACCCTGGGCGCATCCTTTTTCCAGCAGTATTTCTCGGACCTGATGATCGCCCAGATCACCGGCTGCGGCGGCCTGCTCATCGTCGGCATCGGCATCAACCTGCTGGAGCTGGCCGAAATCCGGCTGGCCAACCTGCTGCCCTCGCTGGTCTACGTGGTCGTCCTGACCTTCTTCTTCGGTTAA
- a CDS encoding AAA family ATPase produces MNNVPETHTAADYIGAYSGLPQPTTGQSFFQSYSTAFCATSQLDIDHRSHILYKIIQSLEKTAKTLFQGGQKSEDKQWITLGNWRVKICEGKHLEGVPHLPLGGFYNKSTCQFGADPIELFAVLNNVDYGKALMVFAEHLKVGSDTIGQIDKNKGFVQEKSPLATPLLPYPSLAVNLGQPFHYSIYRSLTGMPISLVWFWKLYNGQIVMQHSTLWRPLRGVNLSWLDLFPTAPYTLYNAHILCGNAGVPVHFVHNEGFADEQSRGRFSCIFSACPGGVRNLVDADLSQLAFRDVCIDVAPATDGVALPAIIEKMKRVNVRNVTLRFLDSGNFVSSDDFLKEPIAYGCYLFDMKPNPEDTEAAITGPGEMLPGSDIDRKMLISPIIREGEAVWLYGKEKSGKSWLGLTLAYMLSKGHCSAGRWTTGDAFGVLYVDGEMLPDDLENNTQMVMNGFGNANGDVPFARLCAKSQTGGAISILENDWQETIEKSLDGIKLLILDNFYCLTDNKVSDIKVVSAWLHRLTQKGIAVIMLDHTNREGELQGSISKGRIANLCIEIEDIGNNRLSISYPVARRLHGDDAQSCVVRKIFSDDSFHVELDEATLCSTPVSEKIKQLAWIKYYVDVLGLTYAEIEERCGTSKSTANHQYNHQIPKLKGEMLAQFDEEVVRITNSISC; encoded by the coding sequence ATGAATAATGTCCCTGAAACACATACTGCAGCAGATTACATCGGTGCCTACTCCGGCTTGCCACAGCCAACCACTGGCCAAAGCTTTTTTCAGAGCTATTCAACGGCCTTTTGTGCAACGTCGCAGTTGGATATCGACCATAGATCTCACATCCTCTACAAGATTATTCAATCTTTAGAAAAGACGGCTAAGACCTTATTCCAGGGAGGCCAAAAAAGTGAAGACAAACAGTGGATCACGCTAGGAAACTGGCGGGTCAAAATCTGTGAAGGCAAGCACTTAGAAGGTGTGCCGCATCTTCCTTTAGGAGGTTTTTATAACAAGAGTACGTGTCAATTCGGTGCTGATCCTATTGAGCTTTTTGCCGTGCTCAACAACGTTGACTACGGTAAAGCCTTGATGGTGTTTGCTGAGCATTTGAAGGTTGGCTCTGACACCATTGGTCAAATCGACAAAAACAAAGGGTTCGTTCAGGAGAAAAGCCCACTGGCAACCCCTTTGCTCCCGTACCCTTCATTAGCTGTTAACTTAGGACAGCCTTTTCATTATTCGATTTATCGAAGCCTTACAGGAATGCCTATTAGTCTAGTGTGGTTTTGGAAGTTATATAACGGCCAAATCGTTATGCAACACAGTACATTATGGCGGCCGCTTCGAGGCGTTAATTTGAGCTGGCTCGACCTGTTTCCTACAGCACCCTATACCCTCTACAATGCTCATATCTTGTGTGGTAATGCTGGTGTGCCAGTGCATTTTGTTCACAATGAAGGCTTTGCAGATGAACAGTCCAGAGGTCGTTTTTCATGCATTTTTTCAGCTTGCCCTGGTGGAGTTAGAAATCTTGTCGATGCAGATCTGTCTCAGTTAGCATTTAGGGATGTTTGCATCGATGTGGCACCAGCGACCGATGGTGTGGCCCTTCCTGCAATCATCGAGAAGATGAAACGTGTGAATGTTCGAAATGTGACTTTACGTTTTCTGGACTCTGGAAATTTTGTCTCCAGTGATGACTTCTTAAAAGAACCCATTGCGTATGGCTGTTACCTGTTCGACATGAAGCCAAATCCTGAAGACACTGAGGCAGCAATCACCGGGCCAGGTGAGATGCTTCCTGGCTCTGATATCGACCGAAAGATGCTGATCTCTCCAATTATTCGTGAGGGTGAGGCAGTCTGGCTCTACGGCAAAGAGAAATCTGGAAAGTCATGGCTAGGGCTCACCTTGGCTTATATGTTGTCAAAGGGACATTGTTCAGCTGGACGATGGACTACAGGCGACGCATTTGGCGTCTTGTATGTCGATGGTGAAATGTTGCCTGATGACCTTGAGAACAACACCCAAATGGTCATGAACGGTTTTGGTAACGCAAATGGAGATGTTCCATTTGCGAGACTGTGTGCCAAGTCTCAGACTGGTGGTGCTATCAGCATCCTAGAAAATGACTGGCAAGAGACCATTGAGAAATCGCTGGATGGGATCAAGTTGCTTATCTTGGACAATTTCTATTGCCTTACAGACAACAAGGTGAGCGACATTAAGGTTGTCAGTGCCTGGTTGCATCGACTGACTCAAAAGGGAATTGCGGTCATCATGCTGGATCACACAAACCGTGAAGGAGAGCTGCAAGGAAGTATTTCCAAGGGAAGAATTGCGAATCTTTGCATTGAGATTGAGGATATTGGCAACAACCGTTTGAGTATTTCCTATCCTGTTGCTCGCCGTCTGCACGGTGATGATGCACAGAGTTGCGTTGTGCGCAAAATATTTAGTGATGACAGCTTTCATGTCGAGCTTGATGAAGCCACACTTTGCTCTACTCCCGTGAGTGAAAAGATTAAGCAGCTTGCTTGGATAAAATATTATGTTGATGTATTGGGGTTGACATATGCAGAGATTGAAGAAAGGTGTGGTACCAGTAAGTCAACTGCCAATCACCAATATAATCATCAGATTCCCAAGCTGAAGGGAGAGATGCTAGCTCAATTTGATGAAGAAGTTGTCCGAATTACAAATAGTATCTCGTGTTGA
- a CDS encoding thermonuclease family protein — protein sequence MIASWRTCILEFPLLEVAFAHFDRLTQAWLKKENSALMIRHLPAIFLLLWISSTGVSHAFTGKVVSVADGDTITVLTKDKSQVKIRLYGIDCPEKAQAFGTKAKQFTANLVFGKQVDVEAIDQDRYGRTVGVVSVQGANVNEMLLKTGYAWVYTRYCRKSFCSTWQDTQEAAQAGSLGLWSDPNPTPPWEYRRGSKAGTKKQQTQVKSSGAYHGNTSSHVFHRQGCRYFNCKNCTVNFQTREAAINAGYRPCGICKP from the coding sequence TTGATCGCTTCCTGGCGAACCTGTATACTAGAGTTTCCTCTTCTTGAAGTAGCGTTTGCCCATTTTGATCGACTAACACAAGCTTGGCTAAAAAAAGAAAATAGTGCTCTCATGATTAGACATTTACCGGCTATCTTTCTGCTGCTCTGGATTTCATCTACAGGGGTATCACATGCTTTTACTGGCAAGGTCGTCAGCGTAGCCGACGGAGATACAATCACTGTCCTGACCAAGGACAAAAGCCAGGTCAAAATCCGACTATACGGCATTGATTGTCCTGAGAAGGCACAGGCCTTTGGAACCAAAGCCAAGCAGTTTACAGCTAACTTGGTCTTCGGAAAACAGGTGGATGTAGAAGCCATTGATCAAGATCGGTATGGACGCACTGTTGGTGTCGTTTCGGTTCAAGGTGCCAACGTGAACGAAATGCTCCTTAAAACTGGCTATGCTTGGGTCTACACCCGCTACTGTAGAAAATCATTTTGTTCAACTTGGCAAGATACTCAAGAAGCAGCTCAAGCAGGTTCTCTAGGCCTTTGGAGCGATCCCAACCCAACACCACCATGGGAGTACCGCCGTGGATCAAAGGCTGGAACGAAGAAGCAACAGACGCAGGTCAAGAGCAGTGGAGCCTACCATGGTAACACCAGCTCCCACGTCTTCCATAGACAAGGTTGTCGTTACTTCAATTGCAAGAATTGCACGGTAAACTTCCAGACCAGAGAAGCTGCGATCAATGCCGGATATCGTCCTTGTGGAATTTGTAAACCATGA
- a CDS encoding inovirus Gp2 family protein, translating into MTKKKNNYGKVTYEDKFNGKTILTDKEKGYGCREDILEAIDQRIEHATGKRSRTLCTRMDFRFARNSHPPKDNSRMTKFLSTYNKDLKRSGDDPEYVCVREQSREKHQHYHLILLTNQRNHQFPHKFIEKAEKHWAAANGLDNAKGLVDHCTKDRDGKKQTNNYRLNRSDEDFEGVKNECFKRCSYLAKINTKGNQPKHKREVLCSRLPKSPK; encoded by the coding sequence ATGACAAAGAAAAAGAACAACTATGGCAAAGTCACCTACGAAGACAAGTTCAATGGTAAGACGATCCTGACTGACAAAGAGAAAGGGTATGGATGTAGAGAAGACATCCTCGAAGCTATCGATCAGCGCATTGAACATGCCACAGGTAAACGTTCCAGGACTCTCTGCACTCGTATGGATTTTAGGTTTGCACGTAACTCACATCCACCAAAGGACAACAGTCGCATGACGAAGTTCCTTTCTACCTACAACAAGGATCTGAAGCGAAGTGGAGACGATCCTGAGTACGTGTGTGTCCGTGAGCAGAGTCGAGAAAAACATCAGCATTACCACCTCATCCTTCTTACCAACCAGAGAAACCACCAGTTCCCTCACAAGTTCATCGAGAAAGCTGAGAAGCATTGGGCAGCAGCAAACGGTTTAGACAACGCTAAAGGGTTGGTGGACCACTGCACAAAAGACAGAGATGGAAAGAAACAGACTAACAACTATCGGCTAAACCGGAGCGATGAAGACTTCGAGGGTGTAAAGAACGAATGCTTCAAGAGATGCAGCTACCTGGCAAAGATCAACACCAAGGGCAACCAACCTAAACACAAACGTGAGGTGCTGTGTTCTCGGCTACCGAAATCCCCAAAATAA
- a CDS encoding type II toxin-antitoxin system RelB/DinJ family antitoxin — MQKPISVRVPEELKSDAKEVLEAIGLSPSTAVRLFLTQVVKQKGIPFELVGDRESHIHVQPEGRG; from the coding sequence ATGCAAAAACCGATAAGCGTAAGGGTTCCAGAAGAGCTGAAATCCGATGCTAAGGAGGTTTTGGAGGCTATAGGACTGTCACCGAGTACTGCGGTAAGACTCTTTCTCACCCAGGTCGTGAAGCAGAAGGGGATACCTTTTGAGTTGGTAGGCGACAGGGAGAGTCATATCCATGTGCAGCCAGAAGGAAGAGGTTAA
- a CDS encoding DUF2179 domain-containing protein, giving the protein MFDPEIITTGFIIFFARICDVSIGTVRVITTIQGRTAIAFCLAFFEIIIWLTVASTVINQISEKPLLVIFYAFGFATGNVVGILVERRLAFGTKILRIITPDKGHAIAVHLRNKGQPVTIYEGEGMHGTVYELYIACQRRDLKWILPEVRRIDPKLFYVIEQARDMSKIYQSAYSPLKGLQETDKAK; this is encoded by the coding sequence TTGTTCGATCCTGAAATCATAACGACTGGATTCATCATTTTTTTTGCCAGAATATGTGACGTATCCATTGGCACTGTTCGCGTGATCACTACAATTCAAGGGCGAACCGCCATCGCATTTTGTTTGGCATTTTTTGAAATCATTATTTGGCTGACTGTCGCCAGTACAGTGATTAATCAAATTTCGGAGAAACCGCTGTTGGTAATTTTTTATGCATTCGGTTTTGCAACTGGCAACGTGGTTGGAATACTTGTAGAACGAAGATTAGCCTTTGGAACGAAAATACTCAGAATTATTACTCCTGACAAAGGACATGCCATCGCGGTACATTTAAGAAACAAAGGTCAACCAGTCACAATTTACGAGGGTGAGGGTATGCATGGGACAGTCTATGAACTTTATATAGCTTGCCAGCGAAGGGACCTTAAATGGATTCTACCCGAAGTTCGTCGCATTGATCCAAAACTATTTTACGTCATTGAACAGGCTCGAGATATGAGCAAAATTTACCAATCTGCGTACTCACCATTAAAAGGTTTGCAAGAAACGGACAAGGCTAAATAG
- the rnk gene encoding nucleoside diphosphate kinase regulator: protein MNNKTTITITDLDAMRLETILSSSFDSKGKHLADLERELERAIIVPSEKVCPNTVTMNSVVAFRILPSGKKFCLQLVYPDKTAENDTLSVFAPVGSALIGLTKGEKIRWTKPNGSKMEIIVDEVVYQPEREGAYSL from the coding sequence ATGAATAACAAAACAACCATAACAATTACAGACCTGGATGCGATGCGTCTTGAAACTATACTATCCTCTTCATTTGATAGCAAAGGCAAACACCTGGCCGATCTAGAACGGGAACTTGAGAGGGCAATCATTGTTCCCTCAGAAAAGGTTTGTCCAAATACTGTTACTATGAATTCGGTTGTTGCATTTAGAATTCTGCCTTCCGGCAAAAAATTTTGTCTTCAGCTTGTTTATCCGGACAAAACAGCCGAAAATGATACTCTCTCGGTTTTTGCACCTGTGGGCAGTGCCCTTATAGGCCTAACTAAAGGAGAGAAAATCAGATGGACAAAACCCAATGGCTCTAAAATGGAAATAATCGTTGATGAGGTTGTTTACCAACCAGAAAGAGAGGGGGCATACTCCCTCTAG
- a CDS encoding ERF family protein: MNSQMSSQEITELAEAMILVQQTLSPALKDAENTFTNSRYATLHSVMNACRDALLEHGIWLTQYPVSVDSNQLGLVTKIVHAETGQWQASLLTMPLPKNDPQGYGSAMTYARRYGLSALIGIVTESDDDGEMASPRGESQNRGFTPRNPDDRVTATTAISPRKGNDPGASNLPRLDGVQYRSGTANDGKQCVLATGDTHSKKEFLRKAGFRWDGTRKVWWRYADAA; encoded by the coding sequence ATGAACTCCCAAATGAGTTCCCAGGAAATCACTGAATTGGCTGAGGCGATGATCCTGGTGCAGCAGACCCTTTCTCCTGCGCTCAAGGATGCCGAAAACACTTTTACCAATAGTCGATACGCGACGCTTCATTCGGTCATGAACGCTTGCCGGGATGCTCTGCTTGAGCATGGCATTTGGTTGACCCAGTATCCCGTCTCGGTCGACTCCAATCAGCTTGGGCTGGTGACCAAGATCGTCCATGCGGAGACCGGCCAGTGGCAGGCCTCTTTGTTGACCATGCCCCTGCCGAAGAACGATCCGCAGGGATATGGTTCGGCTATGACCTATGCGCGTCGATACGGATTGTCGGCTTTGATCGGGATCGTGACGGAAAGTGACGATGACGGCGAAATGGCTTCACCTCGTGGAGAAAGTCAAAATCGAGGTTTTACCCCCCGTAATCCCGATGATCGAGTAACCGCTACAACAGCAATATCGCCTCGCAAGGGTAATGACCCAGGAGCATCAAATCTGCCTCGTCTGGATGGCGTTCAATACAGGTCTGGCACTGCCAATGATGGCAAGCAATGCGTGCTGGCGACCGGCGACACCCATTCCAAGAAGGAATTCCTCCGCAAGGCCGGATTCCGATGGGATGGTACTCGTAAGGTCTGGTGGAGGTATGCAGATGCGGCATAG
- a CDS encoding GFA family protein: MHKGSCLCGKVVFQVEGDFENFYLCHCERCRKDTGSAHAANLFSSTASLSWLTGQESVRVFDLDGHIKSFCVNCGSALPNLQMDGALVVVPAGSLDTDVSTRPDGHIFVANKANWDEKLENVTVFDRLPEENHE, translated from the coding sequence ATGCATAAGGGATCATGTTTATGCGGCAAGGTGGTTTTTCAGGTCGAAGGCGATTTTGAGAATTTCTATCTTTGCCATTGTGAGCGTTGTCGGAAGGATACAGGATCTGCGCATGCAGCCAATTTGTTTTCTTCTACGGCCAGCTTGAGTTGGTTGACGGGTCAAGAATCTGTCCGGGTGTTTGATTTGGACGGGCATATCAAGAGCTTTTGCGTCAATTGCGGCTCCGCTCTGCCGAACCTGCAGATGGATGGAGCTTTGGTCGTCGTTCCGGCGGGCAGCCTCGACACGGATGTCTCGACCAGACCTGACGGGCATATATTTGTCGCAAACAAGGCGAATTGGGATGAAAAATTAGAGAATGTCACGGTTTTTGACAGGCTTCCCGAAGAGAATCATGAGTAA
- a CDS encoding AAA family ATPase, with protein sequence MNSVLKELQSLQPAEHDAGEIFSGKKSNRKVRGFMAPCSFTPDLNPEYLFHDSSRDAVVWFMESSDPLYVFGPAGSGKTSLIKQLAAKLNYPVFDITGHGRLEFPDMVGHLTVEDSNMTFQYGPLALAMKFGGLFLLNEIDLLDPATAAGLNGILDGDPLCIPENGGEVIKPHPLFRFAATANTNGGTDETGLYQGTLRQNLAFMDRFWLCEIGYPSPKAEQELLHRKAPGLPKDVRTKMVDYANEVRKLFMGEADGNFRDTIEVTFSTRTLIRWADLTVRFQPLARQGIQPVTYALDRALGYRATPETRTVLHELAQRIFPQETKE encoded by the coding sequence ATGAATAGCGTTTTGAAAGAATTACAATCCCTCCAGCCCGCAGAACATGATGCCGGTGAGATTTTTAGCGGTAAAAAGTCCAATCGGAAAGTGCGCGGATTTATGGCCCCGTGCTCGTTTACCCCAGATCTCAACCCGGAATACCTGTTCCATGACTCCAGCCGCGATGCCGTGGTCTGGTTTATGGAATCGTCCGATCCGCTGTACGTGTTCGGACCTGCCGGTTCAGGCAAGACGAGCCTCATCAAGCAGCTTGCTGCCAAGCTCAATTACCCGGTGTTCGACATTACCGGCCATGGACGGTTGGAGTTCCCGGATATGGTCGGGCATCTTACCGTGGAAGATTCCAACATGACCTTCCAGTACGGGCCGCTTGCGCTGGCCATGAAGTTCGGCGGGCTCTTCCTCCTGAACGAAATCGACTTGCTTGATCCAGCGACTGCCGCTGGCCTGAACGGTATTTTGGACGGAGATCCACTGTGCATTCCCGAGAACGGAGGGGAGGTCATCAAGCCCCATCCACTGTTCCGGTTTGCGGCCACAGCCAACACCAATGGTGGGACCGATGAGACCGGACTCTACCAGGGAACACTTCGGCAGAACCTTGCCTTCATGGATCGGTTCTGGCTTTGCGAAATCGGTTACCCCAGTCCTAAAGCCGAGCAGGAACTATTGCATCGCAAGGCTCCGGGACTCCCCAAAGACGTGCGGACCAAGATGGTGGATTACGCCAATGAGGTCCGCAAACTGTTTATGGGTGAGGCTGACGGTAATTTCCGCGACACCATCGAAGTGACGTTCTCGACCCGTACTCTGATTCGCTGGGCAGATCTGACCGTCCGATTCCAACCGCTTGCCCGCCAAGGCATCCAACCCGTGACTTACGCATTAGACCGCGCCCTCGGCTATCGTGCCACACCGGAAACCCGGACCGTGCTGCACGAGCTGGCTCAGCGCATTTTTCCCCAGGAAACCAAGGAGTAA
- a CDS encoding DUF3150 domain-containing protein translates to MNTHTDITVLDNLMALNLDVSIWTARKKLTPADFGGAELPPGELASLGSKKVCDPRELRVFGTLKARAVNLLDRTGVRFLGGWAIPEDKADEIVTELTTIRDDFLMAKEQFLNRYDQAVQNWIAQHPGWERLIGASTVSADYVRSRIGFKWQLFKLLPPTDGTVHQGLHEEVSELGDTLFGEVAKAATDTWHRCFEGKDKVTHKALSPLRSIHSKLSGLSFVEPRVMPVMDLLDTAFNRMPKRGHIQGSALVMLQGVVSLLRDPATLLVHGQKILEGHDAADILSGLVADTIPAVREKVPAATIGFVPESVHQHAIDSHGLW, encoded by the coding sequence ATGAATACGCATACTGACATTACCGTGCTCGACAACCTGATGGCCCTGAACCTGGATGTGAGCATCTGGACTGCCCGCAAGAAACTGACGCCTGCCGACTTCGGCGGAGCGGAATTGCCGCCCGGAGAACTCGCGTCGCTCGGCAGCAAGAAGGTCTGCGACCCGAGGGAACTGCGTGTCTTTGGCACCCTCAAGGCCCGTGCGGTAAACCTTCTTGATCGGACCGGCGTCCGTTTCCTCGGCGGCTGGGCTATCCCCGAAGACAAGGCTGATGAAATCGTGACCGAACTGACAACCATCCGGGATGATTTCCTGATGGCAAAAGAACAGTTCCTGAATCGGTATGACCAGGCCGTGCAAAACTGGATCGCTCAGCATCCCGGCTGGGAGCGGCTGATCGGCGCTTCGACGGTCAGTGCGGATTACGTCCGCAGCCGTATCGGCTTCAAGTGGCAGTTGTTCAAGCTGCTTCCGCCCACGGATGGTACTGTCCACCAGGGACTGCATGAGGAAGTGAGCGAACTCGGCGACACGCTCTTCGGCGAAGTCGCCAAGGCAGCAACCGATACCTGGCATCGCTGCTTCGAGGGCAAGGATAAAGTGACCCACAAGGCGCTGTCGCCCCTGCGCTCCATCCACAGCAAACTGTCTGGTCTCAGCTTTGTTGAACCCCGCGTCATGCCTGTGATGGATCTCCTTGATACTGCCTTCAACCGCATGCCCAAACGAGGGCATATCCAGGGAAGTGCGTTGGTCATGCTTCAGGGGGTGGTGTCGCTGCTGCGAGATCCGGCTACACTCCTTGTACATGGGCAGAAGATCCTGGAAGGGCATGATGCGGCAGACATCCTGTCAGGTCTGGTTGCGGATACGATTCCGGCTGTGCGGGAGAAAGTACCTGCCGCAACGATCGGTTTTGTGCCTGAGTCGGTGCATCAGCACGCAATCGACAGCCATGGGCTTTGGTGA
- a CDS encoding VWA domain-containing protein yields the protein MTNNLIMKSLPMVASVLGRKYGVKVVIGGKGAYTDGNTVHLPALPLECSETLIGLARGYIDHEAAHIRETRFDWLRLANLTPLEMHVWNTFEDWRVEHRLAKLFPGCRQNFNWLIQHLFGNDNEQATDPAMAVLNWLLLSVRAWDVPSLIGQRDGVGSFIESHYPGLISRLNHVLKKVHAYCDSTQDCILYAREVVSILKDKSASEPQENRGDQPDKTAVVGSPDGLPLDTVSIDSRRQLECLIHADENHLPADFGETLAAKLRNETPINVDESLRVAQLGTKSMKPIDPEGIAATKRASIALRTQLQGLLQSSVLTRSKVGRHGRLDARQLHRVSVADARVFKRNGRKVGIDTAVHILLDCSGSMRRRIKLTTQICHAVTTALDSIDGINVAVTAFPAGSPTDGGNENSPGPTVCPILRHGERLHANFDMSATGCTPLGEALWWVLQQMQPLPESRKMILILTDGDPDSFHLALDAVEEGRRFGVEIYGLGILSEAINKLLPDHSRTVNDLSELAPAMFGMLRSAFVR from the coding sequence ATGACGAACAACCTCATCATGAAGTCCCTGCCTATGGTCGCCTCCGTTCTTGGACGGAAATACGGTGTGAAAGTCGTCATCGGCGGCAAGGGCGCGTACACGGACGGCAATACTGTCCACCTGCCTGCACTCCCTCTGGAATGCAGTGAGACCCTCATCGGTCTGGCCCGTGGCTACATCGACCATGAGGCTGCACATATCCGGGAAACCCGGTTTGACTGGCTTCGTCTGGCGAACCTGACGCCGCTGGAGATGCACGTGTGGAACACTTTTGAGGACTGGCGCGTGGAACATCGGTTGGCCAAACTGTTTCCTGGTTGCAGGCAGAACTTCAACTGGCTCATTCAGCATCTGTTCGGCAATGACAACGAGCAGGCAACTGATCCGGCCATGGCTGTGCTCAACTGGCTGTTGCTGTCAGTCCGGGCATGGGACGTTCCTTCGTTGATCGGCCAGCGTGATGGCGTGGGCAGCTTCATCGAAAGCCATTATCCGGGGTTGATCTCTCGACTGAACCACGTCCTGAAGAAGGTGCATGCGTACTGTGATTCGACTCAGGATTGCATCCTCTACGCTCGGGAGGTCGTTTCCATCCTCAAGGACAAATCGGCCTCTGAGCCCCAGGAGAACAGGGGCGATCAACCGGATAAGACGGCAGTGGTGGGGAGTCCTGATGGGCTACCCTTGGATACTGTCAGCATCGATTCGAGACGCCAGCTTGAGTGTCTGATTCACGCTGATGAAAACCACTTGCCCGCCGACTTCGGTGAGACTCTGGCTGCCAAACTGCGGAATGAGACGCCGATAAACGTGGACGAGTCCCTTCGGGTGGCACAACTGGGAACCAAGAGTATGAAGCCCATCGATCCCGAGGGCATCGCTGCAACGAAACGGGCGTCGATTGCCCTGCGGACCCAGCTCCAGGGACTGCTGCAATCCTCGGTGCTCACGCGAAGCAAAGTCGGTCGTCATGGTCGATTGGATGCACGGCAACTACATAGAGTCTCGGTGGCTGATGCTCGTGTCTTCAAGCGCAACGGGCGCAAGGTCGGCATCGACACTGCCGTACACATCCTTCTGGACTGCTCAGGCTCCATGCGAAGGCGTATCAAGCTGACGACCCAGATCTGCCATGCCGTGACCACAGCCCTGGACTCCATCGACGGTATCAACGTGGCTGTGACGGCATTCCCGGCTGGCTCTCCCACAGACGGTGGAAATGAGAATAGCCCTGGCCCCACGGTCTGCCCGATATTGAGGCACGGAGAACGACTTCACGCCAACTTCGACATGAGCGCTACCGGCTGTACGCCCCTCGGTGAAGCCTTGTGGTGGGTGCTTCAGCAAATGCAACCGCTTCCCGAATCGAGGAAGATGATCCTGATCCTGACGGACGGCGATCCGGATTCATTCCACCTTGCCCTTGATGCGGTTGAAGAGGGCAGAAGGTTCGGCGTCGAGATCTACGGCCTGGGCATCCTGTCTGAGGCCATCAATAAACTGCTTCCTGACCACAGTCGTACTGTCAATGACTTGTCCGAGCTGGCTCCTGCCATGTTCGGCATGCTGCGCAGTGCGTTCGTCCGATAA